TTtgtctatataaaatataaatatataacatacGCGTAATGATTCGTTAATGCAGGTTAAAGCTGCACAACACACTTGTGCCATGATTTCTTAAGCTACCCACAAAGCAAGCTCCTATTAAAGTAATGATTATTAGTTGAATTTATCGAGTTAACTCTTTGCATTTCGAATTGATTCAATGTCCGTCCTAGTATCTGTTACCTTTCCAGTTCTGTTTCTGTTAAGCTCCATTTTGACAAATTGGAAGGcgaatttaatacaaaaagaGCACAAATAAACCGAATTAgcaaaagcacacacacatcactGTAAATCCCCAAAGTAAAATCAGCACCAAGAGCACGAGAAAACATCAcggaaataaatttgtaaatagaAATGATAGGTCCAGGCAACTGCACTGGATCCTAAGTATACTCCTCTTCCTGCAAAAGCTAAGAAAgaatattgtaaaataaaccCTACAGCGATAAGTTAATgtacaactaaaaataaacgcAAGCAAAAAGTattactataaatatatatatataattaacaaTACATGTGAAGAAGAGGGAGATGAAATAATAGAGAGCCCCCGAATGCATAACTTGACTccagttttgttttgtttttctctttattcGATGCACACACAGGGTGCTATCACATTCGCTGGGCGTAATCGTAATCTGTACAGTTCTTAAAGTTAGCCTCGTATGTgggataaatataaaacataaaagcTTTGCACTCTGAATTGCCATGGCTAAGTGTCTGTGTGTGGTAAAGATAAGATTTTGAAATTTCTTTAGAAAGggtgcctaaaagtatgctatgatGTTAGACCCAAAATTCGGAATAATTTATTGTTAGCCTACTTTTGGGCACCACAttaaagacacacacacaggaccaGCGTAGAGCGCAAGtaaattagtaaatatttttacattttatatgtagaaataaaaaataatgaagcAAAGTATGAAAGAAACgataaagaaaaatgttttaaagacTGGTTTTTTGTACACTTTAACTTGAATAAGCATGGTATACTGATTATGTAAATTAACGCAATGTCAACAAAGGTCCTTCAGTTTCCTCTTAGATTTATCCCAATCGAATGTAGTCAGAGACTACTGGATGCACAGTTGATGGGTTTCTGTCCCTTCGAGATCCTGATCTTATCAAAGCGAGCGAGCATTTCAATCCAATCATTTGTCAGCTGTAACCCTAATAGGCGGCTCTACATATTAACCAACCAACTACTGACCAATTTTTTGTGAGATTTATGTTTCTTAGGCACTAAAAACCCCGACTTAGACTAAGGTAACACTTATATATACGCTCTAGCAGGCTTGTAAATTCTCATACTGACAACCGATGCTTCATCTGTAATATAACGAACCAGAGAATCATATTATTTCGATACCAAATATTGGAGTAACCGTGCATTTTAACtgttgcaaaaacaaaacgaaagcAAATGAATAGTAAACTATAGATGGATATTTCTATATACACATTGTGTACATAAGGGTGGCAGCCAAATGAAGAAGCTTAATCAACAGAAAATTAAGAGTAATCAGGAGttcaacaaattaaaaaaaccagCACACACCAGACACTTTTCGAGCAATCGAGGAAACCTTTCCACGACTAAACTACCTTCACACATTTAACTAAAGTAAAAAACGAACAGATTATCTAATTGATGGTGTTATATGCAATTTATAAATGTGATGAATGTCAAAGTTAAGAGTATAAACCATttaaaaacgaacaaaaaacaATGAGAAAGAGATTCgataagagagagagagctgaaATGTAGTAAGCAAAAGCATGCCCACGATTTTAGAGCTAAGCATAAACCTAGATCAAGATGAATATTACAACAGAGGCAGACAGACCATAGATTTTAATGACACACAGATGGTAGGGTTAGGGACTCTCCCCCAgcttataaaaacaaaaaaacaaaataatggtatatatatatatttaaatatatgtatatgtatggtACACCTAAGCTAAGAGTAAGCCAATGAGAAAATGGAAATTATGAAGCTAAAGATAGACAAGGATAAAGAAGCGTCGAAATAAAGAACACATCAAATTGCAAAAACCACTCTTACCTCTTAGCTGGGCGCTTGTGTCTCCACACTGAACTCCACCTGCATCAGCCCGAAATGGCTGCGGGGCAGAACATCCGGCGTCCAGGTGAGCAGCACTCCATTGCCGGCCTGTTCCTTTGGCGCCATTTGGAATATAATTTTGGCCATGTACAGTTTTATTCTGGCGTAAGTTAGGCGCTTTTTGGATGAATCCTCAATGGATGTTGGTGGTCGCACATAGGGCACAAAATATTGGCCATCCGGATGACGCTCAAAGGCACGCTGCAACTGCAGTTCAATATTAGCAGTGCTAAAGATGCGCTTGACCGTGTGCGAGGTCGTAAAGTGCCAGGTGTATTTGGTCAGACCCTTATAACGGCCCGATTCTATCACAGTCACCTTGTCCAAGGGACGACGCTTGATTCCCGCACTGAAGCCTTTGCAAAAGTGCGAAAAGGTGTCCTACAATAAAGTaaacttttagtttttgttgaatattaatattattctgTAAATATCATCTCACCCTGTGCACATGAAAGTTTTGCTGGACCAAGCGTTTTGAGATCCCCGCCTGAGGTGTTTCCCGGGGCTCAAGTGCCTCGTTTAGCAGCTCTACTACATGTTCCAGCCACGCGGAGTACGCCAGTGCCGGCTGAACGCAAGCCTCCTGGCAGGGAGTATCCAATACCTGATTTGCAGCAGCTGGCTTATTCACAATTAAGGCTCTTTTGGCCGGCAAGGGAGGTTGTTTTCTGGACTTTACTTCTCTCACTATCGCCGAGGTCTTAACGGGAGCCGCCTTCTTAACCATGGAAATAGTTGCCAACTCAATGGGCAGCTGATCAGCAGGCGAGGCCTCCGAAAAGATGGGAGGAGCGGCCAAGATGTTGTAGGGCTCACTGATCAGCGGCAGCTCAATGTCCTCGCTGCTTAAGTCAATCTGATCCGTTGGCTGGAACTGGTCCATCAGCTCGATATTGCAGTCCGTGAGCTCGATGGGCTCTGCATAGACATCGCAGTTGGACAGCAGCTGCGAGTCGTTGGCGTAGTGGATGAGGGCACTGCTGGCTTGGTTTGAATCGCTGTGGCTTTTCGTGGTCGCCGCCTGCATGTTGTCCAGATTGAAAGCGCCATCGGAAAGATCTGGCAGGGGAAGCTAAAGGGAGTAAATAATGATCCATGATTCCAATCCCATTTGCATGTTTGCCTAAAATACTCACATCCAGCTGATCGCCAAAGACCAGAATGTCCACCTGAGGATCAAAGTCATCGTCCTCCATGTGCAGACTCAAGCGCAGATCCTCGGCAGCGCCATCTCCAAGAGGTGTCTCCAGCTGGGATGGCATCCAGAAGGACTGCAGGCCGCTGGTAAAGTGCCCGTACACCCGTTTGCCCTGCGGCGAGCTCAGGATGCCGGCCAGGACGAGCAGCAGGTGGTCACAGATCTCGTCCTGCATCACCAGCGAGTTGTCCGGCTCCACGATAATCTTTAGTTTCCGGCAGGCGCAGGCATAACTGGCCGCCCCCTTCCTCTTGGAGCCATTGGCCAGGACGGTGACATGTAGTCGAGCTGCTGGGCAGGACTCGG
Above is a genomic segment from Drosophila kikkawai strain 14028-0561.14 chromosome 3R, DkikHiC1v2, whole genome shotgun sequence containing:
- the LOC108075716 gene encoding uncharacterized protein C2orf42 homolog isoform X1; this translates as MRGVRKCVQCGVLNGNRAQLCRNVACPQRKNVLDAVQLVSLRSGSTVYSLRSKEKEQQPRNFVVIQEVTVSLQPDAAVVSSKAVCFVESCHKGGVKATADCVHVKTCREMGPEFPKAQAYSVSREVLWNLNISQEQKQQLWQQYKYAEEQEHLPAVQRLNATTFVVKCERSESCPAARLHVTVLANGSKRKGAASYACACRKLKIIVEPDNSLVMQDEICDHLLLVLAGILSSPQGKRVYGHFTSGLQSFWMPSQLETPLGDGAAEDLRLSLHMEDDDFDPQVDILVFGDQLDLPLPDLSDGAFNLDNMQAATTKSHSDSNQASSALIHYANDSQLLSNCDVYAEPIELTDCNIELMDQFQPTDQIDLSSEDIELPLISEPYNILAAPPIFSEASPADQLPIELATISMVKKAAPVKTSAIVREVKSRKQPPLPAKRALIVNKPAAANQVLDTPCQEACVQPALAYSAWLEHVVELLNEALEPRETPQAGISKRLVQQNFHVHRDTFSHFCKGFSAGIKRRPLDKVTVIESGRYKGLTKYTWHFTTSHTVKRIFSTANIELQLQRAFERHPDGQYFVPYVRPPTSIEDSSKKRLTYARIKLYMAKIIFQMAPKEQAGNGVLLTWTPDVLPRSHFGLMQVEFSVETQAPS
- the LOC108075716 gene encoding uncharacterized protein C2orf42 homolog isoform X2, which translates into the protein MRGVRKCVQCGVLNGNRAQLCRNVACPQRKNVLDAVQLVSLRSGSTVYSLRSKEKEQQPRNFVVIQEVTVSLQPDAAVVSSKAVCFVESCHKGGVKATADCVHVKTCREMGPEFPKAQAYSVSREVLWNLNISQEQKQQLWQQYKYAEEQEHLPAVQRLNATTFVVKCERSESCPAARLHVTVLANGSKRKGAASYACACRKLKIIVEPDNSLVMQDEICDHLLLVLAGILSSPQGKRVYGHFTSGLQSFWMPSQLETPLGDGAAEDLRLSLHMEDDDFDPQVDILVFGDQLDIFPMALSIWTTCRRRPRKATAIQTKPAVPSSTTPTTRSCCPTAMSMQSPSSSRTAISS